In the Diceros bicornis minor isolate mBicDic1 chromosome X, mDicBic1.mat.cur, whole genome shotgun sequence genome, ATATCATTCGTTTCTTTAAAAGTTCATGCCGCTGTTTAGCCCTTCCCCCATTTTGTTGGGTTGGCGGATTGACCGTGGACTGCATGTGCTGCACCAGTTTGGGCTGGAAGTGACGTCCAGCTTGCGTCCCGCCTTCTTTCCTGGAAAGTTGTTGCCTTTTTATGCTCGCTGCCTTCTCGGGACCTTTGTGTGCCATTCGCAGTTTATTTCCGGGCGACATGCCGTGTGGTCTCCTCGGACGCCAAGGGCTGTCCCAGAAAAGTGGGCTCAGCCGCCTCATGTGCCCTGCAGGGGGCGCCGGGAGCCCTTCACGTGGCTCGGAGGCGGATTTAATGCCACGTGCCCAGAAGTCTTTAGGTGGATGGCATGAACTGTGTTACTGTTAGGCAGCAAATTTGTAGTAAGCAGTGCCTTGAAATGAGATACTATTTCAAAGTGTTGGCCTTAGAGCAAGTCTAAAGTTCCATAAGGGAAAAAGGGAGATATTTTTACTTCCGTGTTTCTAGCATGCATGTCTTCTGCGTTTTCAACACATTGTTCAGACCATGTCGTGCTTTAGAGGCAATTTCTAGGAATGGAGACAGTTTAGAGATTGATGTGTCACCCCTCTCTTGCCCAGTCCTTTGGTCTTCACTTGAGGGAGCATTCAAAGTGCCTGTTCTCGAGTTCACTTGTGAATCCCTAGCAAACTTGGGTTTTTCCCCCTTTGCAGTTACCGGTATTGTAAGAACAAGCCGTACCCAAAGTCTCGCTTCTGCCGAGGTGTCCCTGGTAAGTAGTGGAAGAGCTCCGAAACTGGTTTGGCTGCACTGACCCGATTTCCCAtgccgcgcccccccccccccccccccccccgaccacCACTTATCTGGGCTTTTTTTCAGATGCCAAGATCCGCATTTTTGATCTGGGACGGAAGAAGGCAAAAGTCGATGAGTTCCCACTCTGTGGCCACATGGTGTCAGATGAATATGAGCAGCTCTCCTCCGAAGGTGAGGCCTAGTCCCTTCTGTGTATTCTCTCAGTCAGACCCAGAATGCAAATTACTGGAATTACCAGTTCGTTAATCATGAGCACCCAGTTGTAGGCCTCTATACAAAATTCACCCGGCCAATACAGATGTCCTCCGAGAGCCAGGGAGGGCCGTGGTAAGTACTTGTGTGTCCTCGTGTCTCACTCTGCTGCCTTCCTTTCCCCCTACGTAGCCCTGGAGGCTGCTCGTATTTGTGCCAACAAGTACATGGTGAAAAGCTGTGGCAAAGATGGCTTTCACATCCGAGTGCGGCTCCACCCCTTCCACGTCATCCGCATCAACAAGATGTTGTCCTGTGCCGGGGCTGACAGGTGAGCTGGGTCCTGGTTCTTGGCCTTTTCAGGTATTTTCTCGTAACTTGAGGCCTTTGTTGGGCTTGATTATTTTTGTCAGGGCAAAGAGGTGGCCCCACATAAACAGACTTAACCACCCATAGCAAAGGTAGGCCAAGGGCTGGCAAGTGTATTTCAGTGGATGCTTTCCCCTTGCACCACTGCGTAGATGAACAGAACTGGCTCCCAGAAACACAAAAAGCATTATGCCTATGCAGCCCCTGAGCAGCAGGTGGAGGGAGGTTCTTCTGAGGGCATAGCTGCTTGTTTGAACCTGGTGACAGCTATCTGCCAGCAAGCAGGAAATTCGGGTGGTTGCATGTTGGAGGGCTTTCAGATGAGCCCAGTGGCAACTTGTAGGGACTCTGGATGGTGTGTTTTTGGTCATTTCTGTTTTGAGGGTTCTCTGCAGTCAATTAAGCCGACCGTGCTCTTTTCCCCATGGGAGCATGGTGTGCAGTGGCTGCGAACAGCAGCCTCCTTGGTAGTGTATGCAGCCTGTTGCTTGGTATGGGTTGCCCTAAGGGACCTTGGAGACAGCCCTTTCCAGTGGACATTTCGTGTCTTGATCTCCTGCTGTCCCCAATCTAGGCTCCAGACAGGTATGCGGGGTGCCTTTGGAAAGCCCCAGGGCACAGTGGCTAGGGTCCACATTGGCCAAGTCATCATGTCCATCCGCACCAAGCTGCAGAACAAGGAGCATGTGATTGAGGCCCTACGCAGGGCCAAGTTCAAGTTCCCTGGCCGCCAGAAGGTAAGTAGCACTGCAGGCTGGGTCCCACCTTTTCTCGCCCTAGTCTCCAGGCCTCCTGACTCACCTCTGTCTCTCCCTAGATCCACATCTCCAAGAAGTGGGGTTTTACTAAGTTTAATGCGGATGAATTTGAAGACATGGTGGCTGAAAAGCGGCTCATCCCGGATGGCTGTGGGGTCAAATACATCCCTAATCGTGGCCCCCTGGACAAATGGCGGGCCCTGCACTCATGAGAGCTTCAGCACTGCCTCCTCCTTACGCCCACCAATAAATCCTACTTACTGTCCATTTGTCTTTGCATTTGGATTCATGTTGGGGAGAGCCTCTGGGAACTCTGTGGTCCCTGTCCCTTCTGTTCAGAAAAAGGCTGACGACTAAGCTGGCCAACTGGCACTTAGCAGCACCAGTGAGGGAACAAACTCAGAACATGGGCTGGGACCAGCAGCCTCTCAGTGGAACATTGACTTGGTCCTCCCTAGATCAGAGGCTGTAGGTTCAAAATCCCCTTGCAAGCCCAGACCAGTTAGTCCATACGCATCAAGTGCTGCCTTAGTAAAGTGCTCTACCCAGCTCATGAAAAAGGGCTTGAGGCCTAAGGCTCACCTTGGGCTGCTGTGGAAGTTTTCCCCAAGTGTGCCAGACGAGCAACATCACGGTATATGGGGAGATGTAAATTGGACTGGATGGTCCCGGCCATGTTCTAACCAGCCCTTCAGGAGACAGGTTCATTCGTTACTCCTCAAACAGCCTTGTCCTGGGCCTGACCCTATTTATCAAAGTCCTTGACTCACTGCCCTAAGCCCCACCCCTCTCCTAGGGCCTCATTCCCAGGGCCCTTGACCACTCTGGTCAGTGTCCACCCCAGCACCAAGCTCCTGCCATTAAACTGGCCCATAGGGCTTGGCAACAAGACCTTTGGGTAAATAGTGTGATCCCGCCTCTGCCTGAGGATCCCATGTGCTGGCTGGCACCCCAGTTGTGTGCCAGGGCTACCCTGCTGCAAGAGCAGCATTAGGGCTCCAGAGTATCCTAAGGGAGCAGCAAAATGAGGCCTGCAGAGTTCTGCTAGGCAGGATGGCCTGAGGCTGTGCACCTGAAGAAGACCTGAAGGGTCTTTGTGACCATGAAGGGATCTGATTCCAGGGCCAGGCATGTTGGGGAGAGCCCTGCTGCAGTCTGCAGGCTGCTCTCCAGGCGGGGTTCCATGTGGAGCTTAGTCCCTGTGGCCACTGATAATCTTTATTTATagccatttttttaaagtttaaaattatctttatttttcaccTCGAAGAGATGGTTCTAAACCATAAATATTATAATTTGCACTTAAGCAGCTCCTATGCCCAGCTATGTTTTTACTGAGCTCTGTTCTTTGGAAAATGGAGCTGGGGAAGGGAGGGTCCCATGACAGCAACACCCCACGTGGGCTCATTGTGAACGTTTTGGCCGTGTCTACCACCCTGGAGCCCTTTTACCCTGCGTGTGTGCTCACGTGGTAGCTGCTCTGATTAGAGATTTCTTCTGTGTGCACTTGTAGCACTGGTAACCAGCCTCCTCCACGCTGCCATACTCGACTTACATGCCAATGTGGACTGACAGCACCCTAGGTGGCGGGGCTGGGCTATACAGTGGTTATAAACGTGGGCTTGACTGCAGGCATCAGGCCTGTGCAACTATTTTCATTCACTGTATTACAATGAGAAACGTTTCCTGTCGTTCGCTACTTTGTGTGCGCACACGCGTGTGTAAACTGCTTATCTCCGTCCTTGTATCTACTGTGGtcttaatatttttttgttgattcatATGAATCCTGTGTACAATAAAGATGGCCCTTTGACATATCTGCTACACATATGTAATATCTCTCCCAATGTAGCTTTCTGTTCTCAGTGTGTATGTAAATTTCCTTTTTGTCATATAATAAAATCTTTTGATGTGTTGTGATTCCCTTTTCTGAGCCCTGCAGCAGTCAGGAGTTTAGCCAAGATCACCTCCTaagctctctcttccctctctccaagCCCTGGAGCCTGCTTTGCCTCCCCTCCTGAGACTACCTGGGGGAAGAGGTAGTGTCATGGGTCCAGCCTCAGGACCCCTGCCTTCCTCATCTTctacattcttttgtgtgtgtgtgaggaagatcagccctgagctaacatgcatgctaatcctcctcttcttgctgaggaagaccggctgtgagctaacatctattgccaatcctctttttttttttgcccaaagtcccagtagatagttgtagggcatagttgcacatccttctagttgctgtatgtgggacacggcctcagcatggccagagaagcggtgcgtcggtgcgcgcccaggatccgaacctgggacgccagtagcggagcgcgcgcacttaaccgctaagccacggggctggccccatctatgTTCTGATGCCAGGCACAGGCCCAACTGAAGAACACAAGCCAAACCAAAGAAAAGGCAGATGGAGAAGGGCTGTAGTCCGATGGAGGAGGGCTGGGTAGGGCTGCAGTCggatggggcagggctgggcagggctgcagtcggatggggcagggctgggcagggctgcagtcggatggggcagggctgggcagggctgcagtctggtggggcagggctgggcagggctgcAGTCTGGTGGAGGAGGGCTGCAGTTGAAGCCCCTCAGGAGTCACTTTGGCCCCAGGACAGGATAGACaggggaagccagggtgtgagtCCTGAAGGCAGTGTAGTCATCACATCTGTGGACAGCAGGCATTGGGCGGTTCAGGCCACTAGGTCCAGCTGGGGGGGCAGGAGTGGCAGCAGCAGCGACAGAAGCAAGAGAGCAGGCAGGCCAAGGGGCTGGACCCTGCATGCCGCCTGGCTCAGCTCCACCTCCACAGGGTAGTGGTCGCTGATGTTGAGAGCCTGGGGATGGGCAGTGGGACAAGGTGTTAGTGTCGGGGCTGAGGGACTTCTCCGTGACCCCGTTCCTGCCCCACCACTTTACTTTCTCCTCGGTGAGCTGGAACCTCCTGGGGAAGTCAAAGGCGGCCGCGGCATGCAGCAGGCTCTGGCAGCGCTCCCCGTGCAGCACGATGCGGTCATAGGTGCAGTGGGTGCTGGCCCGCACTGTGGTGTCCTCCCCATCAGCAATCGCCCAGTGGAAGCCTGCCTGAGTCCGCAGCACCAGCTCATCCAGGCGCTTTTTGGTCAGTGAAGCGCAGTCAGCATTGAAGTCCCCGAGCAGGATCACGTCCTGGAGAGGGGGCAGCAGTTGGGCCTGGCCACCTGGCCATCTTGTCCCCATCCCTCCTGTGCAATCTGCCCGGTCCTACCTTGCTCTGCCAGTGCTGGGAGACATCCAGAAACACGTCGTACAGGGCGTTCAGCTCCGTCTCTACGTCCTTCGGAGTGGTGTGCAGCGGGACCAGCACCAGGCTGGGAAGGACTGTGAAGCCCCAGGGATGGAGGGATCCCACCCACTCCTGGCCGTTCTCTGACCAGCCTCCTGCGGGTGACCAAGCCCCCGGAAGAGCCAGCCagactcccttcccccacccacaGAGCAGGGCCACCCTTCTTCCCCTCCTACCCTTGCTGGGCAAAGTGAACTGGGCCACAAAGGGCTCCCGGGCAAAGCGGTCATACTTGTCGTTGTATGTGTAGGAATCCAGGACCTGTGTCTTGTGGGACCTGGGGGACCAAGGGACAGGAAGCAGTGGCCCCATGTCACTGAGTTTGGCTTGCAAGTGCCAACAGCAAAGCTGGCACTCAGGGCCaggccggtggtgtagcagttaagtgtgtgcactctgcttcggcggcccagggttcacaggttgggatcctgggcacatgctgacacaccacttgtcaagccatgctgtggcagtgtcccatataaagtagaggaagatgggcatggatgttagctcagggccagtcttcctcagcaaaaataggaggattggcattggatgttagctcagggctaatcttcctctcacacacaaaaaaatgctggCACTCAGGGAGAGGGCCCTCCATCAGCAACCCTGTTTCATGTGGGCACAGCCTTCCTAGcctttttttctaggactttttttattgagatataattcacataccataaaatgcacctgtttaaaatgcacaattcagtggtgtttagtacattcacaaggttgtgcaactatcaccacaatcaattttagaacattcttattaccccaaaaagaaacccattagcagtcacttcccattctcctcccccccagcccctggcagccactgatctgttttctttcactgtagatttgcctattctggagatTTCACGTGAATGGAAGCAAATTAACATGTggtcttctgtgtctgacttTGCTCCCATAGCATAATGATTCCAAGGCCCACTCATGCTGCAGCATGGGTCAGGACTCCATTCCTTCCATCGTGGGCAGAGACCACACACACAAACCTTCACCAGCTGGTGGACACTTGGCTCGTTTCCACTTCGGGGCTGTTATGAGTGATGCTGCTAGGAGCATTCCTGTATGGGCAAGTTTCTGTTCCCCTGTTATTTTGGAGTGAATTCTAGACATTATATAATTGCATCTCTATAGAGAAACAGGTCTCTTTCTCTCACCTCAGGATCCTGACCCCAAAGGGCTTCTCCCGAGGCTGTCCTCCCAGGGACTTAGGGCTGTTTCCAGAAACCGGGTCTTCCCAAGACCCCCGATGGGCCCCCATTGAACCTCTTCCTAGAAGCTGCAGCCAGCCACTCCCAAAGAGGGGGCCAGCTTCACTCTAATCCCCAGTGGCTTTCacaggagagaggcagaggaacCCCACATCTGTGCAGGGAGAAGGAAGGCTTCCTGCTGTAGGGACACACGGGTGCCAAAGCCGGCTGggggcagaggagaggaagaTCCCAGAATAAAACCATTGAGGGGAAAGAGCGCGATGAGAAGGAGGCTGGCCACTGTCTGTGCTTACCGGTAGATATACACGTACTTCTCTTTGTATGTGCTGCGCCCCAGCTGGGCGCTGCTTAGGAAGTCGTAGGGCCCAGAGCCATCGAATCTGCCAGGAAAGGGGAACCCAGGGTCAGGGGCCATGAGGCTCTGGTATGGCACCAGATTACACCCACAGACCCCTCCTCACCGCTTGAGTTCTCGAAGCAGCAGGGAGATAGCACTGCCAGAAGGATCCACCACCTCCTGCAGCACCATGATGTCACAGCgagccaggatctgcaggacaccaggaaggcTGGCCCCACTCAGTGCCAGCCACTGCGGGAGCAGGGTGGTGTCCCTGGGGAACTGGCACTGGCATGGCCAAGAGTGTCATGTGGCACTGGCTTCTGCCACAGAAAGCAGTGGGACTAGAAAGAACCTGGGAGAAGACTGAATGCCATCCCTACCCACActgcacccattttacagaggaggagactgaggctaaCGACAGGGAAGGAATGTGCTCCATGTCTCCACACCCATGTCTCTTGATGTCCCCTCTCCTcggggacatgcccttggtcaggcagggctgggggcttTTGATCATGGCCCTTAGGGGTGCAGTTTCCCTGCAGTGATGAACCTACCCGAACTAAGGTGTCCATCACATGCTCCTTGGCCACCTTGGCAAGCGTCAGCCGCTGGGCGTTGAAGGCGCAGATGCGAAAGGCCTCAGCCCCACTGGCCAGGAGGAGGAACAGGAACGCGGCTGGGCAGTGCATGGCTGTGTGTGTGCTGCTGGGACCCTCCGGAGGAATCCAGGTCACCCCAGGGGGCAGTCCCAGCTGGGCTCAGTTCTGGTTCCAGAAGGACAAGGTAATATGGGACAGAGAAACTGATGCTCATCCTGCTGCCCAGCACCAGCCTCCCAAGTTGCCAGCATCGCAGATatcctgccttcctccctggGGACATCTTCTGACACTGGCATATATGCCTTGACCTCATTCTttctaattgtggtaaaatacacagaccatagaatttaccatcttaacaatttttaagtgtacaagctCAGTAGCATCAAGTATGTCCacactgttgtgcagccatccccaccatccatccccagaacttttcatcttcccaaacggaaactctgtccccatgaaacactACCGCCCCTCCGGTTCAtacagcccctggcacccaccatcctactttctgtctctgtgaagttGACTCCTCTAGGACCTCAAacaagtagaatcatacagcatctgtcctttgtgactggcttcttccacttagcatgtGTTCGAGGTTCATCCACACGTCAGAacgtccttcctttttaaggctgaataacattccagtgtgtggatggaccacattttgtttatctagtcatttgttgatggacacttgggtggcttccatcctttggctactgtgaatcatgctgctgtgaacatgggtgtacaaatatctcttcgagtTCCTGCTTTAAgtccttttgggtatatacccagaagtggaattgctggatcatatggtaatgctgtgtttaattttttgaggaactgccaaactgtttcccatagtggctacaccatcttacattcccaccagcagtgcacaagggttcaacCCTGGGGTTGATTCCAACTTTTCACCCCCTTTAGCAACTAGGAGGACCATCCTTGCACATATCTCTCTCCCTGCTTGTGAGATGTTATCTTTAAGACAAACTCCCagcagtagaattgctgggttcaAGGGCGTATACATGTAAAATGATCTCAGATACACCAAATCACCCCACTGTGGTGTGTGATGGGGCCCCTTTCTCACACCCCACCACCACTGGCAGCCCTTCTTCTTCATCTTACCGACTAGAGGCCCTCTCTTCCTGAACAGCTCTCTTGGTTTATCTTTGTCTCAGGCTCACCCAGACTTTGCCCTGTCTTTTGAGCTCAGCCCCTTGCTCCATTCCCTGTCCATGTCACTTTCATTCAGCAACATAAGTCACTCTACTTCTGTCTGCCTGCTTTTCTGTCACCTCATTCATTGCCTTCCCCTTGGGCTCATGttctgcctctgtctttctctgctatccccctctttgtctctgtcaTTGCCTCTCCGTGCATCTCCTTCAGTCTCCTGGCTGGGCTCAATGCCTGTTTCTCCCTGGCCACCTGCTCTGTCACTCATGCTAGTTTGAGTCCCCTGCCCTGGTGCCTATTCTGGGATGTACGTGGGTATTTGGGCAGCCCTGGGCTGGTAACTGCAGGCTTGGAGGCCCCAGCTTGGAGCCCCTGGGGCCAGTGGCCCCCACAAGGGCTGAGGGAAAGAAGAACCAGAGAATGACTGTTCCTGGCCTCAGCCCAAAGCCCAGCCCAGGCTCCCAACACCAGGCCTTGGCCGCAGTCCTGTGGTTCCCTTCCCTtctcaccctcctccccaggctgggGGCAACTTCTTCCATCCCTTTGCCAAGAGGGCTCCC is a window encoding:
- the DNASE1L1 gene encoding deoxyribonuclease-1-like 1 isoform X3; translated protein: MHCPAAFLFLLLASGAEAFRICAFNAQRLTLAKVAKEHVMDTLVRCQFPRDTTLLPQWLALSGASLPGVLQILARCDIMVLQEVVDPSGSAISLLLRELKRFDGSGPYDFLSSAQLGRSTYKEKYVYIYRSHKTQVLDSYTYNDKYDRFAREPFVAQFTLPSKVLPSLVLVPLHTTPKDVETELNALYDVFLDVSQHWQSKDVILLGDFNADCASLTKKRLDELVLRTQAGFHWAIADGEDTTVRASTHCTYDRIVLHGERCQSLLHAAAAFDFPRRFQLTEEKALNISDHYPVEVELSQAACRVQPLGLPALLLLSLLLPLLPPQLDLVA
- the RPL10 gene encoding large ribosomal subunit protein uL16 isoform X1; translated protein: MCCTSLGWNYRYCKNKPYPKSRFCRGVPDAKIRIFDLGRKKAKVDEFPLCGHMVSDEYEQLSSEALEAARICANKYMVKSCGKDGFHIRVRLHPFHVIRINKMLSCAGADRLQTGMRGAFGKPQGTVARVHIGQVIMSIRTKLQNKEHVIEALRRAKFKFPGRQKIHISKKWGFTKFNADEFEDMVAEKRLIPDGCGVKYIPNRGPLDKWRALHS
- the RPL10 gene encoding large ribosomal subunit protein uL16 isoform X2 → MGRRPARCYRYCKNKPYPKSRFCRGVPDAKIRIFDLGRKKAKVDEFPLCGHMVSDEYEQLSSEALEAARICANKYMVKSCGKDGFHIRVRLHPFHVIRINKMLSCAGADRLQTGMRGAFGKPQGTVARVHIGQVIMSIRTKLQNKEHVIEALRRAKFKFPGRQKIHISKKWGFTKFNADEFEDMVAEKRLIPDGCGVKYIPNRGPLDKWRALHS
- the DNASE1L1 gene encoding deoxyribonuclease-1-like 1 isoform X1 translates to MHCPAAFLFLLLASGAEAFRICAFNAQRLTLAKVAKEHVMDTLVRCQFPRDTTLLPQWLALSGASLPGVLQILARCDIMVLQEVVDPSGSAISLLLRELKRFDGSGPYDFLSSAQLGRSTYKEKYVYIYRSHKTQVLDSYTYNDKYDRFAREPFVAQFTLPSKGRRGRRVALLCGWGKGVWLALPGAWSPAGGWSENGQEWVGSLHPWGFTVLPSLVLVPLHTTPKDVETELNALYDVFLDVSQHWQSKDVILLGDFNADCASLTKKRLDELVLRTQAGFHWAIADGEDTTVRASTHCTYDRIVLHGERCQSLLHAAAAFDFPRRFQLTEEKALNISDHYPVEVELSQAACRVQPLGLPALLLLSLLLPLLPPQLDLVA
- the DNASE1L1 gene encoding deoxyribonuclease-1-like 1 isoform X2, with translation MHCPAAFLFLLLASGAEAFRICAFNAQRLTLAKVAKEHVMDTLVRILARCDIMVLQEVVDPSGSAISLLLRELKRFDGSGPYDFLSSAQLGRSTYKEKYVYIYRSHKTQVLDSYTYNDKYDRFAREPFVAQFTLPSKGRRGRRVALLCGWGKGVWLALPGAWSPAGGWSENGQEWVGSLHPWGFTVLPSLVLVPLHTTPKDVETELNALYDVFLDVSQHWQSKDVILLGDFNADCASLTKKRLDELVLRTQAGFHWAIADGEDTTVRASTHCTYDRIVLHGERCQSLLHAAAAFDFPRRFQLTEEKALNISDHYPVEVELSQAACRVQPLGLPALLLLSLLLPLLPPQLDLVA
- the DNASE1L1 gene encoding deoxyribonuclease-1-like 1 isoform X4 yields the protein MHCPAAFLFLLLASGAEAFRICAFNAQRLTLAKVAKEHVMDTLVRILARCDIMVLQEVVDPSGSAISLLLRELKRFDGSGPYDFLSSAQLGRSTYKEKYVYIYRSHKTQVLDSYTYNDKYDRFAREPFVAQFTLPSKVLPSLVLVPLHTTPKDVETELNALYDVFLDVSQHWQSKDVILLGDFNADCASLTKKRLDELVLRTQAGFHWAIADGEDTTVRASTHCTYDRIVLHGERCQSLLHAAAAFDFPRRFQLTEEKALNISDHYPVEVELSQAACRVQPLGLPALLLLSLLLPLLPPQLDLVA